From the Elusimicrobiales bacterium genome, the window GCTTGCGCCGCGCTCGCTGGACGAGTTTTCCGGGCAGGAGCATATACTGGGCCCCGGCAAAATGCTGCGCCGGCTGACGGAGGCCGACAGGGTGCGCTCCGCCGTTTTTTTCGGCCCGCCGGGCGTGGGCAAAACCGCGCTGGCCCGGCTGATAGCCGCCAGAACCGAATCCGAAGTCCGCGAAATAAACGCCGCCGCCGCCGGCACGGCGGAACTGAAAGAAATCCTAGCCGGGGCGCGCGCCTCCTCCGAAGGGCTGCTGCCGAAAAAGCGAATTCTTGTCATACTGGACGAAATCCATCATTTCAACCGCGCGCAGCAGGATATTTTGCTGCCGTCTGTGGAGCGCGGAGAAATCACGCTTATCGGCCTTACCACCGAAAACCCGTTTTTCTATATCAATAACGCGCTTGTGTCGCGTTTTTCAATCTTTGAGTTCAAGCCGCTGGGGAAGGATGATTTGCTTGCCATACTGGAGCGCGCCGCGCGGGACAAGGAGCGCGGGCTGGGGGAGTTCCACCTTAAAATAGAGCCGGACGCGGCGGAGTTTCTGGCCGCCCAGTCCGGCGGCGACGCGCGCAAGCTGCTCAACGCGCTGGAGCTTGCCGCGCTGACCACCCCTTACGGCAAGGGGGGAAAGCGCGCCATCACGCTTGCCGTCGCCGAGGAATCCATTCAGAAGCGGGCCGTGCGCTACGACCGCTCGTCCGACGAGCATTACGACCATATTTCGGCCTTCATAAAATCCATGCGCGGCTCTGACCCGGACGCGGCGGTTTACTGGCTGGCGAAAATGCTCGCCGCCGGAGAGGACCCGCGCTTTATCGCCCGGCGCATTTTAATCTGCGCCAGCGAGGATGTGGGCAACGCCGACCCGCTGGCTTTTCTGCTGGCGCAGGCCGCCTTCAACGCCGCCGAAGTATTGGGAATGCCGGAGGCGCGCATCCCGCTTTCCCAGGCGGCTGTTTACACCGCCTGCGCCCAGAAATCCAACGCCGCGTATCTGGCGGTGGACGCCGCGCTGGCGGAAGTAAAAACCGGCCCCGCGCGCGAGGTGCCGCTTCACCTGCGCGACGCCAGCCTGGACGGCGAGGCGCGCGGCCACGGCAAAGGCTATCTTTACCCGCACAATTTTCCCGGACATCACGTAAAGCAGGAATATATGCCGAACCATAAAATCTTCTACAACCCCTCCGGCGAGGGCCGCGAAGCCGCAATCGCCGAGCGGCTTAAGAAGTTAAGAAAATGAGCGGATTTTTCCCGGAAGAAAAAGTTTTCACCGTAACCGAAATCAGCGGCGTCATAAAAGACATGCTGGAGGGCGCCATCGGCACGGTAACGGTGGAGGGCGAGATTTCCAACCTCAAAACCGCCGCGTCGGGCCATGTCTATTTTGACCTAAAGGACGGCGGCGCGGTCCTGTCGGCGGTATTTTTCAAAGGCTGGGCCAGAAACGGCGGGGCCGAACTTGCCGAGGGGTTGCAGGTTGAGGCTTTCGGCCAGATAAGCGCGTACGGGCGCCAGAGCAGATACCAGCTTATAGTGCGTCGCGCCAGCCCGAAAACGCAGGGCAAACTGTGCCTTGAATTTGAAAAGCTCAAAAAAAAGCTGGCCGCCGAGGGGCTTTTCGACGAATTCAGAAAACGCCCCATTCCGAAATTCCCCTCGTGCATCGGCATTGTAACATCCGAGCATGGCGCAGCCCTGCGCGATATGCTTTCAATACTGGCGCGGCGCGGGGCGGGGCTGTCGGTCATAATAGCCCCGTCGTTGGTGCAGGGCCCAGGCGCGGGGAAAGACATCGCCCGCGCCATTGCGGACCTGAACCAACTGGTCCCGCTTCCAGACGTGCTGCTGGTCGGAAGGGGCGGCGGCTCCATGGAAGATTTATGGGCGTTTAACGAGGAAATAGTGGCCCGCGCCATCGCCGCGTCCAAAATTCCGGTAATTTCCTGCGTCGGGCATGAAACCGATTTCACCATAGCCGATTTCACGGCGGATTTGCGCGCGCCCACGCCCTCCGCCGCCGCCGAGCTGGTGGTAAAAAACCGGCAGGACGTTCTGGCCCATGTTTCGCAGCTGGAGCGGCGGCTGGGCCAGAGCCTGCGCCTGTTTTATTCCGGCATAAGCGCAAGGTATGGCCGCGCCGCAAGACTGCCCGATTTGATAACCGCGTTCTGGCGAGAGCGCTCTCAGGAAACCGACCGGCTGGCGGAAAAACTGCATTCCGCCATGCGCGCTGCAGCCGACGGCGCAAGCCGCAGGCTGGAACTGGCGGCAGGCAAGCTCTCAACGCTTGCGCCGAAGTCGGTCTTATCGCGCGGCTACGCGATAGTGAGAAAATCCGGCGCAATACTCACCGACGCGGCCCAATCGTCTGCGGGCGACCGCGTGGAAGTGGAATTGCGCAAAGGCAAATTAGATTGCGAGGTTAAGACTGCGATATGACCAAAAAAACCAACGGTTTTGAAGCCAAACTCACCCGGCTTGAACAGATAGTGGAAAAGCTGGAATCCGGCGAGACCGGCCTTGAAGAATCGCTAAAAATGTTTGAGGAAGGCACAACCCTCTCAAACGAACTTTCCGCAAAACTGGAAGAAGTCCGCCTGAAAATAGAAAAACTAACCCGCACCCCCCAAGGCGCAATAAAAACCGAACCATTCGAGCCGGAAACCGATGAACAGCAATAGCGTGTCGTTATGAAAATAAAGGCACGTCTATACCAGCTTGCGGCTCCATAAGCCAAAAACCCAATTTAGGATACTGTCCCCTTTGGTCCCAATAGTATACTGTCCCCGTTGGTCCAAGTGCTTGGTCAACTGCTGATTCCAAAAACGCGGGCCATGTGGCCCTGGCAGATGCACAGAATAAAAGTTAGGCTATTTAAAATTTGCCTTCAGGGAGAAAGCGAAATGACGATTACAATACGAAAAATTGTGATAGCAGTCTTCGCTATTTCATTTATTATCCAAAACAATGCCGTCGCGGGTTCCTCCGTTAAGGCTGAATACGAACAACTAAGCTGGGTCGAGTCTTCATCAAGATATCTTGAATATACACGCTCAAACGCACCCCAAAACTGTCTTCGCGTATATGATTTCAAACAGTTATACGCACAACTTGGATACAATGCTTCGCTTTTTGGCGCAACGGCAGACGAAATTAGCGCGCTCAATGAATATACGGACCAGACGATTGCTACTTCAAACTACAAGGATATAAACAATTATTTGCGGCTCTATCCGGCGG encodes:
- a CDS encoding exodeoxyribonuclease VII small subunit, which codes for MTKKTNGFEAKLTRLEQIVEKLESGETGLEESLKMFEEGTTLSNELSAKLEEVRLKIEKLTRTPQGAIKTEPFEPETDEQQ
- the xseA gene encoding exodeoxyribonuclease VII large subunit, with translation MSGFFPEEKVFTVTEISGVIKDMLEGAIGTVTVEGEISNLKTAASGHVYFDLKDGGAVLSAVFFKGWARNGGAELAEGLQVEAFGQISAYGRQSRYQLIVRRASPKTQGKLCLEFEKLKKKLAAEGLFDEFRKRPIPKFPSCIGIVTSEHGAALRDMLSILARRGAGLSVIIAPSLVQGPGAGKDIARAIADLNQLVPLPDVLLVGRGGGSMEDLWAFNEEIVARAIAASKIPVISCVGHETDFTIADFTADLRAPTPSAAAELVVKNRQDVLAHVSQLERRLGQSLRLFYSGISARYGRAARLPDLITAFWRERSQETDRLAEKLHSAMRAAADGASRRLELAAGKLSTLAPKSVLSRGYAIVRKSGAILTDAAQSSAGDRVEVELRKGKLDCEVKTAI
- a CDS encoding replication-associated recombination protein A, with the translated sequence MEQGIPLAARLAPRSLDEFSGQEHILGPGKMLRRLTEADRVRSAVFFGPPGVGKTALARLIAARTESEVREINAAAAGTAELKEILAGARASSEGLLPKKRILVILDEIHHFNRAQQDILLPSVERGEITLIGLTTENPFFYINNALVSRFSIFEFKPLGKDDLLAILERAARDKERGLGEFHLKIEPDAAEFLAAQSGGDARKLLNALELAALTTPYGKGGKRAITLAVAEESIQKRAVRYDRSSDEHYDHISAFIKSMRGSDPDAAVYWLAKMLAAGEDPRFIARRILICASEDVGNADPLAFLLAQAAFNAAEVLGMPEARIPLSQAAVYTACAQKSNAAYLAVDAALAEVKTGPAREVPLHLRDASLDGEARGHGKGYLYPHNFPGHHVKQEYMPNHKIFYNPSGEGREAAIAERLKKLRK